GCGCGGCTCGGTGACCGGCTCGAACCCGAAGTGCTCGCGGTAGGCGGCCAGAACCGCCGCCTCGTCGGGCAGTTCCGTCGCCTCACGGTGCCCGTCGGTGGTGACCTTCAGCGTCCGGCCGCTGAGCGTGACCCGGCCGCGTTCCGTGAGCCGGGAGCACACCAGGGAACGCGTGAAGTGCGAGCGCGGCGACGTCCTGTGGTACCAGCACGCGCCCTCGAAATCATCGAGCACGCGGGGCCGTTGCTCGATGAGCAGCTGCGGCTTGCCGTCGCGCAGCAGCTCCAGGTCACCGTCCGCGCCCTCCTGCACCCGGAACGTTCCCGCCGGGTCGCGCTGGTCGCCCCGGTCCGCGAGGCGCAGCGGGTGGAGCGCGTGATCGCCGAAGCCGACGTCCGCGAGCCAGGGCTCCGTCAGGGCGCCGCCGGTGACGCGCAGCGCGAGATGGTCGAACGGCAGTCCCCACCGCCCATCCTCGAACGTCCGGCAGGCGAGCGGCGTCACCGTGAACCCGAGCCCGCGCAGCAGCGACGCGAACCCCCCGTTGAGCTGATAGCAGAAGCCACCGCGCCGCTGGACCACGAGCCGTTCGTACAGGGCGTCGTCGCCCAGGCCGATCTCCTCGCCCAGGTGAACGGCCAGGTTCTCGAAGGGCACCGCGCACAGGTGCCCGATCTGTAGCTCCCGCAACGCCTGCGCGTCCGCGACCGCGGGCCGCGCGACGCCGATGCGCGCCAGATAGGCGCCGATCTGTTCCTGATCCACCCCGCCATCCTGACACGCCGCCACGGCGCCCAACTGCCCAGCGCCGCGCGGGGAGACGGGCATGCGCGCGACGTTCGCGGTCTAGAGTGACAGGATGCCGCTTGTCGAGGTCACCTACGCGCCGCACGTACCCGAACAGACGCTGCACCGCCTCGGAGATGTCCTACCCGCGCTGGTGTCCGAGGCCGTCGAGTGCCCGGAGGAGCCCTGGGACGGAGACCTGCGGCCCGGCGACGTGGAGATCCGCTTCCGGCCGCTCGGCCCGTTCGACCGGAGCGGCCTCGATCTTGTGATCGAGGTGCGGTCCAAGTGGTTTCCGAGCCGCGACGCGAACCGCACCCAACGCGCGGACCTGCTCCACGAAAGCGTCGCCGCCGCGACCGGCCTCAGCGACTTCGGCGTCTACCTGACCTTCCCCACCGCCAGCTGGTCCCAAGGCGACTGACCCCCCAACCCCCCGGACCGGGCCCTCCGGGCCACCCCAACGGACAGCCGTCACCCACCAAGTTGTCGAAACGTCTCGGCACAAGGCTCGCCCTTGCGATCTTCAGCCGTCTCGGGGGACGGCCGCCACAGGCCTGCTGCTGACCACCGGTGTGCCCGTGGCCATGGTGTTGCGATCCTCCGTCCCGGGGGACGGCCGCCCC
Above is a genomic segment from Streptomyces marincola containing:
- a CDS encoding arylamine N-acetyltransferase family protein is translated as MDQEQIGAYLARIGVARPAVADAQALRELQIGHLCAVPFENLAVHLGEEIGLGDDALYERLVVQRRGGFCYQLNGGFASLLRGLGFTVTPLACRTFEDGRWGLPFDHLALRVTGGALTEPWLADVGFGDHALHPLRLADRGDQRDPAGTFRVQEGADGDLELLRDGKPQLLIEQRPRVLDDFEGACWYHRTSPRSHFTRSLVCSRLTERGRVTLSGRTLKVTTDGHREATELPDEAAVLAAYREHFGFEPVTEPRVARAGSGR